The following proteins are encoded in a genomic region of Streptomyces sp. NBC_01723:
- a CDS encoding FMN reductase — MRLVVVSAGLSVPSSTRLLADRLAAATAGQTSAEVRVIELRDLAVEIAHTFTSGFPAPPLADAFAAVAEADGLIVVTPVFSASYSGLFKSFFDALSVTDEDALAGKPVLIGATGGTARHSLVLDHALRPLFAYLKAVVVPTGVYAASEDWGAEGLDGRTARAAGELAALMTGLSSAARPGPRRDSYEEVVPFEQRLAALRPAG, encoded by the coding sequence ATGAGGCTCGTCGTCGTCTCGGCGGGACTGAGCGTCCCGTCGTCCACCCGGCTGCTGGCCGACCGGCTGGCCGCCGCCACCGCCGGGCAGACGTCGGCGGAGGTCCGGGTGATCGAACTGCGCGACCTCGCCGTGGAGATCGCGCACACCTTCACCAGCGGTTTCCCCGCGCCGCCGCTGGCCGACGCGTTCGCCGCGGTCGCGGAGGCCGACGGGCTGATCGTGGTCACGCCGGTGTTCTCGGCGTCGTACAGCGGGCTGTTCAAGTCGTTCTTCGACGCGCTGAGCGTCACCGACGAGGACGCCCTCGCCGGGAAGCCGGTGCTGATCGGCGCGACCGGCGGTACGGCCCGGCACTCGCTGGTCCTCGACCACGCCCTGCGTCCGCTGTTCGCGTACCTGAAGGCCGTCGTCGTCCCCACCGGGGTGTACGCCGCCTCCGAGGACTGGGGCGCCGAAGGGCTCGACGGCCGGACCGCGCGGGCCGCGGGCGAGCTGGCCGCGCTGATGACGGGCCTGTCCTCGGCCGCCCGCCCGGGGCCCCGGCGCGACTCCTACGAGGAGGTCGTGCCCTTCGAGCAGCGCCTCGCCGCGCTGCGGCCCGCCGGGTGA
- a CDS encoding DUF4396 domain-containing protein, with translation MDHMAHHASWGTAARATLHCLTGCAVGEILGMVIGTALAWGNAPTMALAIALAFLFGYSFTLFSVVRAGLDLRSAVKVALAADTVSIAVMELVDNGIIALTPGAMDAQLSDGLFWGALLGGLAVAFVLTTPVNKWMIGRGKGHAVAHAHAHH, from the coding sequence ATGGATCACATGGCCCACCACGCGTCCTGGGGGACCGCCGCCAGGGCGACGCTGCACTGCCTGACCGGCTGTGCCGTCGGCGAGATCCTCGGCATGGTCATCGGCACCGCCCTGGCCTGGGGAAACGCACCGACCATGGCGCTGGCGATCGCGCTCGCGTTCCTCTTCGGCTACTCCTTCACCCTGTTCTCGGTGGTGCGGGCCGGCCTCGACCTCAGGTCCGCGGTCAAGGTCGCGCTGGCCGCCGACACCGTCTCCATCGCGGTGATGGAGCTGGTCGACAACGGGATCATCGCCCTCACGCCGGGCGCCATGGACGCCCAGCTGTCGGACGGCCTGTTCTGGGGCGCCCTGCTCGGCGGGCTCGCCGTCGCCTTCGTGCTCACCACGCCGGTCAACAAGTGGATGATCGGCCGCGGCAAGGGGCACGCCGTCGCGCACGCCCACGCCCACCACTGA
- a CDS encoding response regulator transcription factor: MPRTVLLAEDDRAIRHALERALTLEGYRVTAVADGVEALARAHRGRPDVLVLDVMMPGIDGLQVCRELRAEGDTTPILMLTALVETADRIAGLDAGADDYVVKPFDVEEVFARLRALLRRTDRADPAERAEYDTDDRTAAPEETPDDRYPEAAGLRMDPRARRAWRDGRELELTRTEFELLELLVRNAGTVLDHSTIYDRIWGYDFGPGSKNLAVYVGYLRRKLDQPGAPQLIQTVRGVGYVLRTD; the protein is encoded by the coding sequence GTGCCCCGGACTGTTCTGCTCGCCGAAGACGACCGCGCCATCCGGCACGCCCTGGAGCGCGCCCTCACCCTGGAGGGGTACCGGGTCACCGCGGTCGCCGACGGCGTCGAGGCGCTGGCGCGGGCCCACCGCGGCCGGCCCGACGTCCTGGTGCTGGACGTGATGATGCCGGGCATCGACGGCCTCCAGGTCTGCCGGGAGCTGCGCGCCGAGGGTGACACCACCCCCATCCTGATGCTGACCGCGCTGGTGGAGACCGCCGACCGCATCGCGGGCCTGGACGCGGGCGCCGACGACTACGTGGTGAAGCCCTTCGACGTCGAGGAGGTCTTCGCCCGCCTGCGCGCCCTGCTGCGCCGCACGGACCGCGCGGACCCCGCCGAGCGCGCGGAGTACGACACCGACGACCGGACCGCGGCGCCCGAGGAGACGCCGGACGACCGGTACCCGGAGGCCGCCGGCCTGCGCATGGACCCGCGGGCCCGCCGCGCCTGGCGCGACGGACGCGAGCTGGAACTGACCCGCACCGAGTTCGAACTCCTCGAACTGCTGGTCCGCAACGCGGGCACCGTGCTCGACCACTCCACGATCTACGACCGCATCTGGGGCTACGACTTCGGTCCCGGCTCCAAGAACCTCGCCGTCTACGTCGGCTATCTGCGCCGCAAGCTCGACCAGCCGGGCGCCCCGCAGCTGATCCAGACCGTGCGCGGCGTGGGTTACGTCCTGCGGACCGACTGA
- a CDS encoding nucleotide-binding protein: MSAQKFQGNDFGQGSTNNFGGNQSVGNGGTQTFGDNSPVQAAPSGPPYADGVRRNAVPMPSDADRARSVFVVHGRDDQVRREMFELLRRLDLRPKEWEDLVRATGHASPFLGDVVAGAPAQAQAALVLLTPDDVVSLHRDLRGHNEPEYETRPVCQPRPNVLIELGMVLMAYPERTLIVEVGGLRPIADIAGRNVIRFDGSGTALGKIVERLKLAGCTVNDTGSDWRHTYPFQHLSAYHRRP, encoded by the coding sequence ATGAGCGCCCAGAAGTTCCAAGGCAACGACTTCGGCCAGGGCAGCACCAACAACTTCGGGGGCAATCAGAGCGTCGGCAACGGCGGCACCCAGACGTTCGGCGACAACTCCCCGGTGCAGGCCGCACCGTCCGGGCCGCCGTACGCCGACGGCGTCCGGCGCAACGCGGTGCCGATGCCCTCGGACGCCGACCGGGCCCGGAGCGTCTTCGTCGTGCACGGCCGGGACGACCAGGTGCGGCGGGAGATGTTCGAGCTGCTGCGCCGGCTCGACCTGCGCCCCAAGGAGTGGGAGGACCTGGTCAGAGCGACCGGCCACGCGTCCCCCTTCCTCGGTGACGTGGTCGCCGGCGCCCCGGCGCAGGCCCAGGCGGCGCTCGTGCTGCTCACCCCGGACGACGTCGTCAGCCTCCACCGGGACCTGCGGGGCCACAACGAGCCGGAGTACGAGACCCGGCCCGTGTGCCAGCCGCGCCCGAACGTGCTGATCGAGCTGGGCATGGTGCTGATGGCGTACCCCGAGCGCACCCTGATCGTCGAGGTGGGCGGCCTGCGGCCGATCGCCGACATCGCGGGGCGCAACGTCATCCGGTTCGACGGCTCCGGGACGGCACTCGGCAAGATCGTGGAACGGCTGAAGCTGGCGGGCTGCACGGTCAACGACACCGGTTCGGACTGGCGCCACACCTACCCGTTCCAGCACCTGTCCGCCTACCACCGCCGGCCGTAG
- a CDS encoding cation:proton antiporter yields MTHPGTLVLIMGIAVLAPLLVYVTGRRVRVPLVIFEIGLGILVGPDVLGWARPDEVVDTLADLGLSMLIFLAGYEIDFAAVRGDTLRRSVRSWLLSLVLGIGLALLISGGDVFEAFVIGTALTSTALGTVLPMLRDRGELRGRFGTVVSAFGAVGEFGPVVAVALLLSGRRPAESAALLAAFGAITALAVFWALRPRPPWFGRLTERTLHSSAQFAVRFVMLLLACMLGLAEVFGLDVLLGAFAAGVLTRLVLHRAAPDSSGEVLGKVEAMGFGFLVPLFYVVTGIEFDLDALLHDPGALLLVPGFLLLVLLVRGLPVYVLAPKDLGRPDRAALALFASTCLPLVVAITTIGVDQRLIGSDEAASLVGAAMISVLLLPLLAMRLRRAGADRAGRTGRARAGAPDDSETW; encoded by the coding sequence ATGACCCATCCGGGCACGCTCGTGCTGATCATGGGCATCGCCGTGCTGGCCCCGCTGCTCGTGTACGTCACCGGGCGGCGGGTGCGGGTACCGCTGGTGATCTTCGAGATCGGGCTGGGGATCCTGGTCGGGCCGGACGTGCTCGGGTGGGCGCGGCCCGACGAGGTCGTCGACACGCTCGCCGATCTGGGGCTGTCGATGCTGATCTTCCTGGCCGGGTACGAGATCGACTTCGCGGCGGTGCGCGGGGACACCCTGCGCCGCTCCGTGCGGTCCTGGCTGCTGTCGCTGGTCCTCGGGATCGGCCTGGCCCTTCTGATCAGCGGTGGGGACGTGTTCGAGGCGTTCGTCATCGGTACCGCGCTGACCAGTACGGCGCTCGGCACCGTACTGCCGATGCTGCGGGACCGCGGGGAGCTGCGCGGGCGGTTCGGGACGGTGGTGTCGGCGTTCGGGGCGGTGGGCGAGTTCGGGCCCGTGGTCGCCGTGGCGCTGCTGCTCAGCGGGCGCCGGCCGGCCGAGTCGGCCGCGCTGCTGGCCGCGTTCGGGGCGATCACGGCCCTCGCCGTCTTCTGGGCGCTGCGTCCGCGGCCGCCCTGGTTCGGCCGGCTGACCGAACGGACCCTGCACAGCAGCGCCCAGTTCGCCGTGCGGTTCGTGATGCTGCTGCTGGCCTGCATGCTGGGCCTCGCCGAGGTCTTCGGGCTCGACGTGCTGCTGGGTGCCTTCGCGGCCGGGGTCCTCACCCGCCTGGTCCTGCACCGGGCGGCGCCCGACAGCAGCGGGGAGGTCCTCGGCAAGGTGGAGGCCATGGGGTTCGGCTTCCTCGTGCCGCTGTTCTACGTCGTCACCGGCATCGAGTTCGACCTGGACGCGCTGCTCCACGACCCGGGCGCGCTGCTGCTCGTACCGGGATTCCTGCTGCTGGTCCTGCTGGTGCGTGGCCTACCGGTGTATGTGCTGGCCCCGAAGGACCTCGGGCGGCCGGACCGGGCCGCGCTGGCCCTGTTCGCGTCCACGTGTCTGCCCCTGGTCGTGGCGATCACGACCATCGGGGTGGACCAGCGGCTCATCGGCTCCGACGAGGCGGCTTCCCTGGTCGGCGCCGCGATGATCTCCGTACTGCTGCTTCCGCTGTTGGCGATGCGGCTGCGCCGGGCGGGGGCGGACAGGGCTGGGCGGACGGGGCGGGCGCGGGCCGGGGCGCCCGACGACTCCGAGACGTGGTGA
- a CDS encoding sensor histidine kinase, translating to MGASPLGRRPRLLSLRTTFAVSFATITAVVTVLVGGLSYNAAARLVRVDQESVFEQAARDLRAEVRRLRLSPGDFSSSAPGHDIVRPARTDVQVLGPDGAVLDPAEPRLPVTGADRRAAGAAEAGRVVQHDDVDVGTDVFRVATVSLGGGRGAVQVAQEFSDTEDLLRALQRRTLVLMAAVVLAAGLSGWWLARRITRRLVVLTSAAENVARTRRLGVPVPVTGPDEVGRLGRAFDLMLGRLAQSEEDQRRLVQDAGHELRTPLTSLRTNISLLRRIDELPPAAREELVADLGQEARELTDLVNELVELAAGQSAGEPPQPVDLADLAYDVAALARRRTGREIDVRVRGETTADGRPAMLTRALSNLVENAAKFDPDGTGPIEVAVAGPARPGPIRVEVLDRGPGIADADLTRVFDRFYRAADARSRPGSGLGLSIVREVALAHGGAPFAYRRDGGGTVIGFTVVPSSAGGAEDAAGRADRHP from the coding sequence GTGGGCGCCTCCCCGCTCGGGCGCCGGCCCCGGCTGCTGTCGCTGCGGACCACCTTCGCGGTGTCCTTCGCGACGATCACCGCCGTCGTCACGGTCCTCGTCGGAGGGCTGTCCTACAACGCGGCGGCCCGGCTGGTCCGGGTGGACCAGGAGTCCGTCTTCGAACAGGCCGCGCGGGACCTGCGGGCCGAGGTGCGCCGGCTGCGGCTGTCGCCGGGCGACTTCTCCTCCTCCGCGCCCGGCCACGACATCGTGCGCCCCGCCCGCACCGACGTGCAGGTCCTCGGGCCGGACGGCGCCGTCCTGGACCCGGCCGAGCCCCGGCTGCCGGTGACCGGCGCCGACCGGCGGGCCGCCGGTGCCGCCGAGGCCGGGCGGGTGGTCCAGCACGACGACGTCGACGTCGGCACCGACGTCTTCCGGGTGGCGACCGTCTCCCTCGGCGGCGGCCGGGGCGCGGTGCAGGTGGCGCAGGAGTTCAGCGACACCGAGGACCTGCTGCGCGCCCTGCAGCGGCGGACGCTGGTCCTGATGGCGGCGGTGGTGCTCGCCGCGGGCCTGTCCGGCTGGTGGCTGGCCCGGCGCATCACCCGGCGTCTGGTGGTCCTCACCTCCGCCGCCGAGAACGTCGCCCGCACCCGCCGGCTCGGCGTCCCGGTCCCGGTCACCGGACCCGACGAGGTGGGGCGCCTCGGCCGCGCCTTCGACCTGATGCTGGGCCGCCTCGCCCAGTCGGAGGAGGACCAGCGGCGCCTGGTCCAGGACGCCGGGCACGAGCTGCGGACGCCGCTGACCTCGCTGCGGACCAACATCTCGCTGCTGCGCCGGATCGACGAACTGCCGCCCGCCGCCCGGGAGGAACTCGTCGCCGACCTGGGCCAGGAGGCCCGGGAGCTGACCGACCTGGTCAACGAACTGGTCGAGCTGGCGGCCGGCCAGTCCGCGGGCGAGCCCCCGCAGCCGGTCGACCTGGCGGACCTCGCGTACGACGTGGCGGCGCTGGCCCGGCGCCGCACCGGCCGCGAGATCGACGTACGTGTCCGCGGCGAGACCACGGCCGACGGGCGGCCCGCGATGCTGACCCGCGCGCTCTCCAACCTGGTCGAGAACGCGGCGAAGTTCGACCCGGACGGCACCGGCCCCATCGAGGTGGCCGTCGCCGGACCCGCCCGGCCGGGCCCGATCCGCGTCGAGGTCCTCGACCGCGGCCCCGGCATCGCCGACGCCGACCTGACCCGCGTCTTCGACCGCTTCTACCGCGCCGCCGACGCCCGCTCCCGGCCCGGTTCGGGCCTCGGCCTGTCCATCGTGCGCGAGGTCGCCCTGGCCCACGGGGGCGCCCCGTTCGCGTACCGGCGGGACGGCGGCGGCACGGTGATCGGCTTCACCGTGGTCCCGTCGTCGGCGGGCGGCGCGGAGGACGCGGCGGGGCGGGCGGACCGGCACCCCTAG
- a CDS encoding MerR family transcriptional regulator, whose amino-acid sequence MDDRHMQIGEVAERTELSLRTIRHYEDTGLVIPSARSQGGFRLYTEQDVARLMVIRRMKPLGFTLDQMRDLLSATDRLDSGDPLEAGEREALVDRVRGYEQAATEQVGKLRVQLRRAEDFAATLRGRLPESAPPAAEIPAAEIPAAEVPAAEVPPTENPPTEYVR is encoded by the coding sequence GTGGACGACAGGCACATGCAGATCGGTGAAGTCGCCGAGCGGACCGAGCTGTCCCTGCGCACCATCCGGCACTACGAGGACACCGGACTGGTCATCCCCTCCGCCCGCTCCCAGGGCGGCTTCCGTCTCTACACCGAGCAGGACGTCGCCCGGCTCATGGTCATCCGCCGGATGAAGCCGCTCGGCTTCACCCTGGACCAGATGCGCGACCTGCTCTCCGCCACCGACCGCCTGGACAGCGGCGACCCGCTGGAGGCGGGTGAGCGCGAGGCGCTGGTGGACCGCGTCCGCGGGTACGAACAGGCGGCCACCGAGCAGGTCGGGAAGCTGCGCGTCCAGCTGCGCCGTGCCGAGGACTTCGCCGCCACCCTCCGAGGACGCCTCCCGGAGTCCGCTCCCCCGGCCGCGGAGATCCCGGCCGCGGAGATTCCGGCGGCGGAGGTCCCGGCGGCGGAGGTCCCTCCGACGGAGAACCCTCCGACGGAGTACGTGCGGTAG
- a CDS encoding LLM class flavin-dependent oxidoreductase, which yields MQFGIFSVGDVTPDPTTGRTPTERERIKAMVAIALKAEEVGLDVFATGEHHNPPFVPSSPTTMLGYIAARTERLVLSTSTTLITTNDPVKIAEDFAMLQHLADGRVDLMMGRGNTGPVYPWFGQDIRQGINLAVENYALLHRLWREDTVDWEGKFRTPLQGFTSTPRPLDGVAPFVWHGSIRSPEIAEQAAYYGDGFFHNNIFWPAEHTKRMVELYRARYAHYGHGTPEQAVVGLGGQVFMRRNSQDAVREFRPYFDVAPVYGHGPSLEEFTEQTPLTVGSPQQVIEKTLAFRDYAGDYQRQLFLMDHAGLPLKTVLEQLDLLGEEVVPVLRKEFAKDRPADVPDAPTHASLLAAARKDAPKDARKDAPKDVREEGVRA from the coding sequence ATGCAGTTCGGCATTTTCAGCGTCGGCGACGTCACGCCCGACCCGACCACGGGCCGTACGCCGACCGAGCGTGAGCGGATCAAGGCCATGGTCGCCATCGCGCTGAAGGCCGAGGAGGTCGGGCTCGACGTGTTCGCGACCGGCGAGCACCACAACCCGCCGTTCGTCCCCTCGTCGCCCACGACCATGCTCGGCTACATCGCGGCCCGCACCGAGCGGCTGGTCCTCTCCACCTCCACCACCCTCATCACCACCAACGACCCGGTGAAGATCGCCGAGGACTTCGCGATGCTCCAGCACCTGGCCGACGGCCGGGTGGACCTGATGATGGGGCGCGGGAACACCGGGCCCGTCTACCCGTGGTTCGGCCAGGACATCCGGCAGGGCATCAACCTCGCCGTCGAGAACTACGCCCTGCTCCACCGTCTGTGGCGCGAGGACACCGTGGACTGGGAGGGGAAGTTCCGCACGCCGCTCCAGGGGTTCACGTCCACGCCCCGGCCGCTGGACGGCGTCGCGCCCTTCGTCTGGCACGGCTCCATCCGCTCGCCGGAGATCGCCGAGCAGGCCGCGTACTACGGCGACGGCTTCTTCCACAACAACATCTTCTGGCCCGCCGAGCACACCAAGCGCATGGTCGAGCTGTACCGGGCCCGCTACGCCCACTACGGGCACGGCACCCCCGAGCAGGCCGTCGTCGGCCTCGGCGGGCAGGTGTTCATGCGCAGGAACAGCCAGGACGCGGTGCGGGAGTTCCGACCGTACTTCGACGTGGCGCCCGTGTACGGGCACGGCCCGTCCCTGGAGGAGTTCACCGAGCAGACGCCGCTCACGGTCGGCTCGCCGCAGCAGGTGATCGAGAAGACGCTGGCCTTCCGCGACTACGCCGGCGACTACCAGCGCCAGCTGTTCCTGATGGACCACGCCGGCCTGCCCCTGAAGACCGTCCTGGAGCAGCTCGACCTGCTCGGCGAGGAGGTCGTACCGGTGCTGCGGAAGGAGTTCGCCAAGGACCGTCCGGCGGACGTGCCGGACGCGCCGACCCACGCGTCCCTGCTGGCCGCCGCCCGCAAGGACGCCCCCAAGGACGCCCGCAAGGACGCCCCCAAGGACGTCCGCGAGGAAGGAGTACGGGCATGA
- a CDS encoding SulP family inorganic anion transporter, translating to MSSAVVSPAARLRALKPDWLNDPKVWRTEVLGGLVVALALIPEAISFSIIAGVDPAIGLFASFTMAVTISIVGGRRAMISAATGAVALVIAPVNREHGLGYLVATVILAGVFQIALGALGVAKLMRFVPRSVMTGFVNALAILIFMAQVPEMRDVPWPVYPLIIGGLALMVFFPRVTRVVPAPLASIVILTVITVAAGIAVPTVGDRGELPSSLPVPGLPDVPFTLDTLITIAPYALAMALVGLMESLMTAQLVDDITDTRSSKTRESIGQGVANIVTGFFGGMGGCAMIGQTMINVKVSGARTRLSTFLAGAFLMVLCVVFGPVVSDIPMAALVAVMVMVAFGTFDWHSVSPKTLRRMPAGEIAVMVLTVIVVVATHNLAIGVVVGTVTAMVVFARRVAHLAHVTAVTDPDGSQVVYAVTGELFFASSNDLVHRFDYAGDPDRVVIDLSAAHVWDASSVAALDAVEARYARRGKTVEITGLNDPSADLHGRLTGELTGGH from the coding sequence TTGTCTTCTGCTGTTGTCAGCCCCGCCGCGCGGCTGCGCGCCCTCAAGCCCGACTGGCTGAACGACCCGAAGGTCTGGCGCACCGAGGTCCTCGGCGGGCTGGTCGTCGCGCTGGCCCTGATCCCGGAGGCGATCTCCTTCTCGATCATCGCCGGGGTCGATCCGGCGATCGGGCTGTTCGCCTCGTTCACGATGGCCGTCACGATCTCGATCGTCGGCGGCCGCCGCGCGATGATCTCCGCGGCGACCGGTGCGGTCGCCCTGGTCATCGCCCCCGTGAACCGCGAGCACGGCCTCGGCTACCTGGTCGCCACCGTCATCCTGGCCGGCGTCTTCCAGATCGCCCTCGGCGCGCTGGGCGTCGCCAAGCTGATGCGGTTCGTCCCCCGCTCGGTCATGACCGGCTTCGTCAACGCCCTCGCGATCCTGATCTTCATGGCGCAGGTGCCGGAGATGCGCGACGTGCCCTGGCCGGTCTACCCCCTGATCATCGGCGGGCTCGCACTGATGGTGTTCTTCCCGAGGGTCACCCGGGTCGTCCCGGCGCCCCTGGCCTCCATCGTGATCCTCACCGTGATCACCGTCGCCGCCGGGATCGCCGTGCCCACCGTCGGGGACAGGGGCGAACTGCCCTCCTCGCTCCCGGTGCCCGGCCTGCCGGACGTGCCCTTCACCCTGGACACCCTGATCACCATCGCCCCCTACGCCCTCGCCATGGCGCTGGTCGGCCTGATGGAGTCGTTGATGACCGCCCAGCTGGTCGACGACATCACCGACACCCGCTCCTCCAAGACCCGCGAGTCCATCGGCCAGGGCGTCGCCAACATCGTCACCGGCTTCTTCGGCGGCATGGGCGGCTGCGCGATGATCGGCCAGACGATGATCAACGTGAAGGTGTCCGGCGCCCGCACCCGCCTCTCGACCTTCCTCGCGGGCGCCTTCCTGATGGTGCTGTGCGTCGTCTTCGGCCCGGTCGTCTCCGACATCCCCATGGCCGCCCTGGTCGCCGTCATGGTCATGGTCGCGTTCGGCACCTTCGACTGGCACTCCGTCTCGCCGAAGACGCTCAGGCGGATGCCCGCCGGGGAGATCGCCGTCATGGTCCTCACCGTGATCGTCGTGGTCGCGACGCACAACCTCGCGATCGGCGTCGTCGTCGGCACGGTCACGGCCATGGTGGTCTTCGCCCGGCGCGTGGCCCACCTCGCCCACGTCACCGCCGTCACCGACCCCGACGGGAGCCAGGTCGTCTACGCCGTCACGGGTGAGCTGTTCTTCGCGTCCTCCAACGACCTCGTCCACCGCTTCGACTACGCGGGCGACCCCGACAGGGTCGTCATCGACCTCTCCGCCGCCCACGTCT
- a CDS encoding macro domain-containing protein, producing the protein MARIRVRVLGPAGLEVDGEPARLTPLTTRLLVRLVAAEGESVPVRTLHRDVWAVGGEQPHQSGRHRNEVQKRVLELRRALDPAQNGDGARVLRTEQLLAAPAPETAYRLVLTPEQLDCAEFTDLVNAALLAAPASAADRLAAALALVRGRPLAEAGDEDFARPLVRRLLALRETARRQLIRSRMDLGRHDLALPVAQQMARERPDDQDVAELLGSLRARLRERHGQELLRQPVPGAGDLVVVRGDLFDQEDANLVVGFTDTFDTATEQDLVISRDSVQGQLVQRLFGGERKLLDDRIQAGLRGLTPLRTERPQDKPRGRRVRYPLGTTVPLTVDGRRVFAVAYSRLGNDLVARSGPADLRASLDTLWPAVARYGMYKPVAIPLIGSGLARIVELDRTQLLFMIVESFAAHCRREPATAPELRVVIRPADLERTDLSALGTFLRTWGLAGTDVGAGTGTRDTGAGAGDSGGAQGHR; encoded by the coding sequence ATGGCGCGCATCCGTGTGAGGGTCCTGGGCCCGGCAGGTCTCGAAGTCGACGGCGAACCGGCCCGGTTGACGCCGTTGACGACACGGTTGCTGGTCCGGCTGGTGGCGGCGGAGGGAGAGTCCGTACCGGTCCGCACGCTGCACCGCGACGTGTGGGCGGTGGGCGGCGAGCAGCCGCACCAGTCCGGGCGGCACCGCAACGAGGTGCAGAAGCGCGTCCTCGAACTGCGCCGCGCCCTCGACCCCGCCCAGAACGGTGACGGCGCCCGGGTGCTGCGCACCGAACAGCTGCTGGCCGCACCGGCGCCCGAGACCGCGTACCGGCTGGTGCTCACGCCCGAGCAGCTGGACTGCGCGGAGTTCACCGACCTGGTCAACGCGGCGCTGCTCGCGGCGCCCGCGTCGGCCGCCGACCGGCTGGCGGCGGCGCTGGCCCTGGTCCGCGGCCGTCCCCTGGCCGAGGCGGGCGACGAGGACTTCGCCCGGCCGCTGGTCCGACGGCTGCTCGCGCTGCGCGAGACGGCCCGCCGCCAGCTGATCCGCAGCCGGATGGACCTGGGCCGGCACGACCTCGCCCTGCCGGTCGCCCAGCAGATGGCCCGGGAGCGGCCGGACGACCAGGACGTCGCCGAGCTGCTCGGCTCGCTGCGGGCGCGGCTGCGGGAGCGGCACGGGCAGGAACTGCTGCGTCAGCCCGTCCCCGGCGCCGGAGACCTGGTCGTGGTGCGCGGCGACCTGTTCGACCAGGAGGACGCCAATCTGGTGGTCGGGTTCACCGACACCTTCGACACCGCCACCGAACAGGACCTGGTGATCAGCCGGGACAGCGTGCAGGGGCAGCTGGTGCAGCGGCTGTTCGGCGGCGAGCGCAAGCTCCTCGACGACCGGATCCAGGCCGGGCTGCGGGGACTGACCCCGCTGCGCACGGAGCGGCCCCAGGACAAGCCGCGCGGCCGCCGGGTCCGCTATCCGCTCGGCACCACCGTGCCGCTCACGGTGGACGGCCGCCGGGTCTTCGCCGTGGCCTACTCCCGGCTCGGCAACGACCTCGTCGCCCGCTCCGGACCGGCCGACCTGCGGGCGAGCCTGGACACCCTCTGGCCGGCCGTCGCCCGGTACGGCATGTACAAGCCGGTCGCGATCCCCCTGATCGGCTCCGGCCTCGCCCGGATCGTCGAACTCGACCGCACCCAGCTGCTCTTCATGATCGTCGAGAGCTTCGCCGCGCACTGCCGCCGGGAGCCGGCCACCGCCCCCGAACTGCGCGTCGTGATCCGCCCGGCCGACCTCGAACGCACCGACCTGTCCGCCCTCGGCACCTTTCTGCGCACCTGGGGCCTGGCGGGCACCGACGTCGGCGCCGGCACCGGGACCCGCGACACCGGTGCCGGCGCCGGCGACAGCGGTGGGGCCCAGGGCCACCGGTGA